The genomic interval CATGCGGCGAATCGGGCAAAGCCGCGGTCGAACGCGTCGAGCGGCGGCGTGGCGAGGCGGGCAACCAGGCGGCGTACGGGGCGGGTGGCAAGGCGCGACCAGCGTCGCACCGGCCCGGGCGCAGGTCCAGCCGTGGCCGCGCCCCCCTGCCACCGGGCGGCCATGGTGGGGAGCAGCGTGAGGGCAACCACCAGGCTGGCCAGGAGCGAGAAGGCCACGGCCAGCGCGAGGGGGCCGAGCAGCTCGCCGGCCACGCCCTGGACGTAGACAATGGGGCCGAACACGGCAATGGTCGTGAGCGTCGACGCCGTGATAGCGCCCTGCACCTCCTCGGCGCCGCGGGCCGCGGAGTCGATAGGCAGGGCGCCTTCGAGGCCTGGCCCCGCCGCCACCACCACTTCCGCGCCCTCCACGCCCCCCGCGCCTTCCACGCCGCGGCCGGCCGGCAACGGGCCTGCGGCGCCGCCGTGCTGCAGCCCGTGGCGGCGCCGGAAGATGTTCTCGAGCACCACGATCGAGTTGTCGACCAGCATGCCTACGCCCAGCGCCAGCCCGCCCAGGCTCATGATGTTGAGCGTCACGCCGGCGGCATGCAGCAACGCGAAGGTGACCACCACGGAGATGGGGATGGACAGCGCAATAGCGACGGGATAGCGGGCGTCGCGCAGGAACAGGAACAGCACCAGGAAGGCGAGCAGGCCGCCGAGCACGAGCGCCTGGGTCACGTTCGAGATGGCGTCGGCCACGAAGCCCGCCTGGCTCATGGCCACCTCGAGCCGGATGTCCGGGTACTCCCTTCGGAGCTGGGCCAGCGCCGCATCCACGCGCTCCGCCACCCGCACGGTGTTGGCACCCGACTCCTTGAACAGGAGCAGCCCCACGGCTTCCTGGCCGTTGTAGCGCGCCTCGGACTCGCGCTCGCGGAAGCCGTCGCGCACGCGCGCGACGTCGCGCACGCTGACCAGGCTGGTCGGAACGGCGGCGCCCGCTCCCGATCCCGATCCCGTTCCCGACCCGGTGCGCGCGCTGGCGCCGGGCGTCAAACCCGCCCGTCGTCGTTCGACAACAACCTCCCCGATCTCCTCCACGCTCTGGAACTCGCCCAGCGTGCGCAGCGCGTAGCGGTAGCGGCCGCGGCGCACGGTGCCACCGGGCGCGGCGGCATTGGCGGCGTCGAGCGCGCGGGCGACATCGTCAATGGTGAGGCCGTAGCTCTCGAGGAGCCGTGGGTCTGCCTCGACCTGGATTTCGCGCTCGAGCCCGCCTACCACGGCCGCCTGGGCCACGCCCTCGAGCTGCTCGAGCCGGCGCTTGAAGACCGACTCGGCCAGCTCCTTGAGCGCGGCCAGGTCGGCAGCGCCGGCCACGCTGAGGGCGAGCACGGGCTCGCTGCGCGGGTCGGTCTTGAGCGCCACGGGCCGGGAGGCCAGCTCCGGCAGCCGGTCGCGCTGGTTGTCCAGCCGCTCGCGTACGTTCAGCGTGGCGAAGTCCATGTCCGCGCCCCAGGCAAAGCGCACGGTGACCAGGGAAACGCCCTCGCGGGTCACACTCTCGACGCCCTGCGCGCCTGGCACCGTGCTCACCGCCTGCTCGACCGGCTCGGTCACGAAGCGCTCGACCTCGGCGGGCGCGACGTTGGGGTAGGTGGTGTAGATCACGAGGCGCGGGTAGGCGATGTCCGGCAGCAGGTCAATGGGCAGGCGAGTGAAGGAAATGCCGCCCAGGAACACGGCCGCCAGGAAGAACATGGAGACGGCCACTGGCCGTTGGATCGAGAGGCGGGGGAGAGTCATCCTAGACCCCCCGCCCTGCCCTCTCCCCGTGGCCAGGGCTGGGGCTGGGCCCAGGGCTGGGGCACCGCAGGTGAGGCAGGCAGGTGGAGACGCAGGGACGCGGCGAAGTCGCGAATCTGCGGCCCGGCAGGGCCGCGGACGGAGGTGAGAGCGTGGCGACGCCACAACGCTGCCGCACGGTTTCGCCGTGGCGCCGCGTCGCCGCCTCCCCGTGTCGCCCCGTCGTGGCGCCGGGTGCCGCTCACGGGCGGAGCTCCTTCCCCACCTTCTCCTCGAGCGTGACCAGAGCGGTGGCGAAGGTGAGGCGGGCGGCGGCGGCCTCGCGCTCGGCCGCGGCGGCCTGCTCGATCACGGACTGCAAGCTGGTGAAGGGGATGGCGCCCTGCCGGTACTGCTCCTGCGCCAGTGCCACGCGTTCGCCGCTCAACGCCGCGGACTGGTCGGCCAGTTCGAGGGAGCGGTGCGCGTTCTCCAGGTCGATCAGCGCGCTGCGCACCTCGCGCTCGAGGGCGAGGCGCGCGGCACGCGCGTCCTCGCGGGAATCGCTGACTGCGGCCTCCGCCCGGGCGATCTGCGCGCTGGGGCGGAATTGCTCGAAGAGCGGGAGCGAAGCGGACAGGCCGAAGAAGAAGGTGCGGTTCTTGGGGTTGAGCTCCGTGAGCGCGTCATAGCTGGAGAGGCTCATGCCCCGGCTGAGCCCCGCATTCAGGCCGATTTGCGGCCAGCGCGTGCCGCGTGCCGCGCGGGCCCGGCGCTGGGCTGCTGCCGCGGCGGCGTCCGCTTCAGCAATGCGCGGATGGCCGGCGAGCGCCGCGGCGACCAGGGCATCGGCGGCGAGGGTCGAGGGGTCGAAGACTCCAGGAAAATCGCCGGCCAGCTCGAAGGCGACGTC from Gemmatimonadota bacterium carries:
- a CDS encoding TolC family protein, with amino-acid sequence ADVSRRFYAALHARGLIELEERLLVSARDRLAATERLVRVVAATAVDVLGARVDVARQEQALARARGEARKAELELREALGIAGDVAFELAGDFPGVFDPSTLAADALVAAALAGHPRIAEADAAAAAAQRRARAARGTRWPQIGLNAGLSRGMSLSSYDALTELNPKNRTFFFGLSASLPLFEQFRPSAQIARAEAAVSDSREDARAARLALEREVRSALIDLENAHRSLELADQSAALSGERVALAQEQYRQGAIPFTSLQSVIEQAAAAEREAAAARLTFATALVTLEEKVGKELRP
- a CDS encoding efflux RND transporter permease subunit: MTLPRLSIQRPVAVSMFFLAAVFLGGISFTRLPIDLLPDIAYPRLVIYTTYPNVAPAEVERFVTEPVEQAVSTVPGAQGVESVTREGVSLVTVRFAWGADMDFATLNVRERLDNQRDRLPELASRPVALKTDPRSEPVLALSVAGAADLAALKELAESVFKRRLEQLEGVAQAAVVGGLEREIQVEADPRLLESYGLTIDDVARALDAANAAAPGGTVRRGRYRYALRTLGEFQSVEEIGEVVVERRRAGLTPGASARTGSGTGSGSGAGAAVPTSLVSVRDVARVRDGFRERESEARYNGQEAVGLLLFKESGANTVRVAERVDAALAQLRREYPDIRLEVAMSQAGFVADAISNVTQALVLGGLLAFLVLFLFLRDARYPVAIALSIPISVVVTFALLHAAGVTLNIMSLGGLALGVGMLVDNSIVVLENIFRRRHGLQHGGAAGPLPAGRGVEGAGGVEGAEVVVAAGPGLEGALPIDSAARGAEEVQGAITASTLTTIAVFGPIVYVQGVAGELLGPLALAVAFSLLASLVVALTLLPTMAARWQGGAATAGPAPGPVRRWSRLATRPVRRLVARLATPPLDAFDRGFARFAAWYHRLLERALEHRGRVVAITVALLLATMALGLFLKRGVLPEVDQGAFRVRLELPRGTPLEQTAAAARRVEEVLRADPEVEAVFSRVGRQQAVAGVDAAGQGINTATLEVRLQAHARTEGVLDRLRPRLAGFPPGALALETGQATALGRLLGGAEADLVVRVRGDHLETALAYGRDLETRLAGVRSLANVRLGTEIGQPEVRVEIDRERAAAYGIEPRRVAEAVEAYMRGKVATEFVDFDRKVPVVVRLPEEARRSLETLRLLRVDGVPLRELVRTHEDVGPAEVRRLDQGRVVPVYADVAAGGLEAAIHQAGRVLAAAPPRAGLRAEIGGANEEMRRSFRELGFAFTLALLLVYMILAAQFESFTHPFTILLSVPLGIIGAILALAITGGGLNTMSLIGMVILVGIAVNNAIVKVDFINQMRRQGLSTREAILEAGRARLRPILMTTVTTVLGLAPLALGLGRGADLRAPLAVAVIGGLITATALTLIVVPVAYDLVEEARLRVSALLRGRSPAAAAPPGRLLPEDPQARALVPAGGAGEERA